tgcttgataccggctgccaactagacatggagccattgatcactacccactgggcccgacgatttagccagatttctatccaccttatagtccattcatctagcccatacttctttaacttgccggaaAGAATGCTGTGCGAGACcgaatcaaaagctttgctataatcaaggaataacacgtccactgctttctcctcatccacagagccagttatctcctcatagaaggcaattaggttaatcaggaatgacttgcccttggtgaatccatgctgactgttcctgatcactttccgaTCCTCTAAGTGCtccagaattgattccttgaggaccagctccatgatttttccaggaacagaggtgaggctgactggcctgtcccgaaccacttctttctccacagagggctgtgaATTAGAATTGTCTCTATCTCACCCTGattgatgatacaagcaggcttacAGAGTCTTGAGGCACAGGCTGCATCTGCATCTGCACAGGTTGCATCTCTCCCATTGAAAGTCCTTTGTCTTCCACAGCTTCTTGCAGGTGTTGGGTTgttgggtagtgaagacaagtgaTGATGTAACTCCccatcttttatagtttctttcaGCTGGCTGGAAAGTCTGTGTATGTGACGTGGGGGGTCTTCCCCCATTGGACAAACATTCTCCATTTTCTCCGTACTCCCTTCGAGGAGGCTTCCTTACACAGAGTTCCTGTGCTAGTGGTTTCTTCCCTGGATGAGTGTTGACAACAGTAATTAACACTGTCTGGCTACTCTTTTGacatacctgaaaggctggtttggGGTGTTTCAAGCCTCACATCACACTTGAGTAATTCACGCATAGCAAGAtttcataatttcacatacaacCCAAGGGGATATCATGTTTAGCAgattaagacttttagaatgatacctcacagggaATACTTTGCACAAAACATACAATAATTAcatcaccatggtaaatatggggTGCTTTGGGTTGAGAGTGTCAGAGGAGTGAACCAGTGAGTGAcgggtgtggggaggagaggagcgagtgaggggcggggccttgaggggaagaggcagagcaggggcgcagcttgggggaagaggcagggcagagaggcGGGCCCTCAGGCTTCCAGTTACCATCAATTAGAACAGTGGCAACCCTATGAGTTGCACATAAACAGATTCCCCAATTTGCGACgctgacacagcacagtaaggtCAGGCAAAAATTGTATGTCTCTTTGACTGGCCAGtcagtgattcagggaagagagtccagcaccatgtcaccagccagtTCTCCATGGAGCTcagtctgagagccagagcaccaggagaaaacttTAGGTCCCTTTATGAGTAAAGCGCTGGACCAACCTTTCCCGGATCTGTTGGGTCTtcaccccatagatgatggggtttagcatggggggcaccaggaggtATATGTTTGCCATGAGAACATGGAAATGCAGGGCCACATTGTGCCCAAATCGTTGCGAGAGGGCGGCAAAGAGATGCGGGATGTAAAAGGCTAAGatgacacagaggtgggagccgcaggtcccaaaagtcttgagccgggcgtcctttgttggcaggctgaagatggccctgagtaTCTGGGTATAGGACACGGCGATAAAAAACACATCCGTACCGATAACCAAGAATGCCACAGAGAGGCTGTAGTAACTACTGATACGGATGTCggcgcaggccagcttcaccacagctatgTGCTCACAGTACGTGTGGggaatgatgttggttctgcaatatggccacctCCTCACCAGGAAAGGATGTGGCAGTATGAGCATGATGCCGCGCAGCACCATGGCCAGGCCAATTTTGGCCACCACCGGATTTGATAGGGTgctggaatgtctcaggggatcacagatggccacgtagcgatcaaaagccatggcaaCAAGGATCCCAGACTCTATCACAGAGAAGCTgagaatgaagtacatctgggtgaggcatgcactgaaattgatctccctggaatagaaccagaagatgctcagcattttggggaggATGGATGTAGACAGGACCAGGTCGGTGACGGCCAGCATGCAAAGGAAATAGTACATAGGCCCATGGAGGCTCGGCTCCGTCTTTACGATGAACAGGATGATGAAGTTCCCCAAGAGGGCTATGGCATAGATTGCGCAGAAGGGGATGGAAATCCAGACATGGGATGCCTCCAGGCctggaatgcccagcaggatgaaggtggaggggttggtgaagtcagtTGAGTTGGATTCTGACATGTTGAAGAGGAGGTGTCCAACACTGAGGCAGAATGGTGTTTCCTGCATGTATCGTGTGttcccctgacttcctgtatgtgcccagggTCTAGGATGATGGTCGCAGGACAAAcacctggatggagagacaatgttaatataAGACATTACATGcactactggaggctgttctcctgggtgaagcagattggtcgctcttcacacactgaaaaatgacattttcattattcagataaatgaattatgaacaactgaccctgctaatgccaattccatattttatggtgCTCCCTGCATCAATACTTCCTCCACATCGTGGTGTGGGAAACCTTAGACGGCACCAGCAGGAAACACGAGCTCATACTGGTTATCTCTTATTGTTctctaggccttgtctacactgcgaagTTTTTTCACCAAAAGGCAGCATTTGGTGATGAAATAGTGGAGGTGTAAACGTTATAAAGCCACTTTGAGGACGGAATTCCTCAGTTTCAGTGACATAATAAAGCCACCTTGATGAGAGTTGCAATGATTTTACACAACATTTTTGTCaccaaagtgctagtgtagacacctTTCTTTATTTTATCATTGTAATTGGCCAATTGCTTTTCTCCCACACCCAACGTCCTCCACCCCTGGGAACACTCACCATGCTTCCAGTGTTCACCAGCATGTGTGCTTGTCAAGGGTCAGCTGGAAAGTGACTGGTGTGTTACCAGCAGTGTATTTTAATGTAGTGTTTCAATGCTGTAAATGTACTTAACAATAATGCTTTTCTTTATTGTTACTTCTGCTTCTCCAGATATGTACTTGAAAGGAGGCATCCCCTCCACTCCAGCCGAGTGTCTCCGCCAGATAAGAAAGCGACCAAGACGGCACAAGGAAGATATGTTGTGGGAGGTGCTGCAGTACTCTGATGCAGACAAGATGGAATGCAGGCAGTGGAGGGAAAGCgacaagcaggaaagaaaagaaaatgaggcaTACACTAGGGATGCAATGGAGAGGTTGATAAACATTTTCTAGTGACAAACCAACATGCTGCAGTCCCTCCTGATGCTCCAGACTTAGCAGATGGGTGCAAGCCCTCCCCTTCAGCACATTCACAACTCTTTCCCATGTCCTTCCCAAACTCCACCCGCACATTCCTTTCCGATTTCTGGGACGTCTCACTTTACCGTTCACTCCACCTCCGCAGACACCTTTTCAAAGGAAAGCTGGACGTAcgctcagctgtgtgtgtgtgcatggtgtggtgggttttttggcaataaaagcaaagttatttGAATAAGAAGCACTCTTTATTTGTTTCCCGTGAAGTTATGATAGCAGATGGCAACAGCAAAGCAGCAGGCAGTTTCACCATTTCCTTACATTGAACCCTGGGCCTGAACAATCACAACTGCTTCCTACCCTACCAAAACTGGACTTCATTACGTATTGCAATCCCATGCACAGCAATAAACATTACttgttctcattttcaaagtgttgccgcaaagcctccctgattccaATTGCCCCCCATTGTGCCCTCTAATAGCCTTGGTATCTGGCTGGTCAAAATCAGCAACCACGTGTTCTGTCCGAGCAGTGCACCACTGAGCAAAATTTTTGCCCTTAAGTTCACAAATATTATACAAGGTGGAACACACGGCTacaaccatgg
This portion of the Chrysemys picta bellii isolate R12L10 unplaced genomic scaffold, ASM1138683v2 scaf461, whole genome shotgun sequence genome encodes:
- the LOC135978816 gene encoding olfactory receptor 52R1-like; amino-acid sequence: MQETPFCLSVGHLLFNMSESNSTDFTNPSTFILLGIPGLEASHVWISIPFCAIYAIALLGNFIILFIVKTEPSLHGPMYYFLCMLAVTDLVLSTSILPKMLSIFWFYSREINFSACLTQMYFILSFSVIESGILVAMAFDRYVAICDPLRHSSTLSNPVVAKIGLAMVLRGIMLILPHPFLVRRWPYCRTNIIPHTYCEHIAVVKLACADIRISSYYSLSVAFLVIGTDVFFIAVSYTQILRAIFSLPTKDARLKTFGTCGSHLCVILAFYIPHLFAALSQRFGHNVALHFHVLMANIYLLVPPMLNPIIYGVKTQQIRERLVQRFTHKGT